The genomic region GATCCAAAGACTAAAAATTTTCATTCATTAAATTCACCGTACTCAAGAGCGCTAGAGCAGAAATCCTGCTACATTGCTCATACTAACGATAAAACACTTGGGATAATTAGGGCTAATAAAGAAAGATCTCCGATTTATAATGGTCAGATTACAGGTATTGGTCCTAGGTATTGTCCAAGTATTGAAGATAAAGCTTTTAGATATCCTGATAGAAATTCCCACCATGTATTTGTAGAACCTGAGGGCTTAACAGCGCAAACGATTTATCCAAATGGAGTATCAACAAGCTTGCCAAGAGAAGTCCAAGAAAGTTTTCTTCAGACAATTGAAGGTTTTGAATCATGCAGAATTCTAGTTTATGGTTATGCTGTTGAGTATGACGTTGTTGATACTGCAAGATTAAACGATTGCCTAGAGTATGAAGATATTCCAGGTTTATACTTTGCGGGTCAAGTTAATGGAACTTCTGGTTATGAAGAGGCTGCTGGTCAGGGAATTATTGCAGGAATTAATGCTTGTTTAAGCCTTTTAGGAAGAGAGAAGCTGGTTTTAGATAGATCCGAGTCTTATATAGGTGTAATGATCGAAGATTTGATCTCAAACAAGAGAGATGAGCCTTATAGGTTATTTACCGCAAGGTCAGAGAATAGACTTTATGTTCGTGAGGATAATGCTGTTAATAGAATGGCGAAGTATCGAGCGCAATTAGGTCTAAACCTAGAAATCGACTACTTTCAAGAGAGTTTCCTTGAAGAATTTGAGCTACTATGGAATTTGATTAAGAAATCTAAAATTTATGCCACTAAATCTAATAAAGATTACTTTGAAAAGCACTCATATGGAGAACTATCAAAGAATATCTTTATGGATGAACTTATTAAAAGATCTCAGGTCGATCCAGTAGATACTCTAGTTCGTGAACTGAAAAAGAGAGGTACTTGGTTTAGCGATGAGGTAGTTTATACTGTTGCAATTTCTCTTAAGTACGAAGGCTATATTAATAGATCAACCATAGAAAATGCGAGAATATATAGATTAGGTAGGAAGAAGATTAACTGGCAAACTATAGTCGAAGGAAATATATCAAACGAATGTAGACAGCGTATAATTGATATAAAACCGAAAACATTTTCACAATTACAGAGGATTGATGGCATTAGGCCAGCGACTCTTGTTTATGTAGCAGGAAATATTATCTCATGAAGGAATTTGCAAAAAGATATCTAGATTTACTAACAGGTGAGTATGCCGGAATAAATCTGACGAGAATAACTACCTTTGAAGACTTTTATCAAAAACAGATTGTAGATTCAGTTTTGCCCCTTGAGGTTAGTAAGGTTTTTAAAAAAGAACTGGAAAGTGTAAATGTTATGGTTGATGTTGGATTTGGTGGTGGTTTTCCACTTCTTCCTATGGCCGCAAAGTATCCGAACAAAACATTCATTGGATTTGAAGCACGAGCAAAGAAAGCAAAGGTTGTTCAAGAGATCGCTCTTAAGCTCGGTCTTCAAAATGTTAAATGCTATCACCATAGAATTGAAAATGTGGTAATAGATTTACCGGCCGTGATTACATTCAAGGCCGTAGGAACTCTTGAAGATTTTGTCCCAAAGCTAAATTATAAAAACGATATCAATGTATTCTTTTATAAGGGGCCGAGCTTTTACGAACTAGAAGAAGTCGAAAGGCTTGAGCATAGATGGAAGATTGTGGAAGAGTGCTTTTATGATTTAGAGGGAACAGATGGTCGTATGCTTATCGGTCTGAAGAATAGGAAAGTTCCACGTGGAACAAAGTCAAAAAAAGAAGCGAAAAATCTTGTCAATTTGTCAGAACTAATCTAATTTTTAAGTGCACACAAACTTTTTTAGGGGAGACCTAAATGGCTAAAATCATTGCTATGATGAACCAGAAAGGTGGGGTTGGTAAAACAACGTCTACCATTAACCTTGCGGCCTGCTTAGCAGTAGCTGAGAAAAAAACTTTAGTAATCGATCTAGATCCTCAGGGGAATGGAAGTATAAGTCTAGGGCTAGATGCGTCGCATCATGCTGAAAAAAATATTTACCATGCGATGATAGGTCAGGCTCCAATATCGGAATGTATCTATCAAACAGAGTTGCCATTTTTACATATATGCCCAAGTGATAATAACCTCTCAGGAGCTGAAATTGAGCTTGTAAGCCTTTTTGCAAGAGAAGCTAAGCTGAAGGCTGCATTTGAAACTATTAGAGCAGATTACGACTATATATTAATTGATTGTCCTCCATCTTTAGGTCTACTAACAGTGAATGCATTAAATGCAGCAGATACGTTCATAGTTCCAATGCAAACAGAATATCTTGCAATGGAAGGTCTAGCACAACTATTAAACACTGTGAGGTTGATTAGAACTAACCTAAATCCTAATCTGAAAATGGATGGAATTCTTTTAACAATGTTTGATAAGAGATCAAGCTTACACAAGCAAGTAACATCAGAAATTAGAAAGCACTTTGGGGAGAAAGTTTTTAAATCAGCGATCCCTAGAAATGTAAAACTAGCAGAATGTCCAAGTTTTGGAAAACCAATAATTCTATATGATATCGAATCAAAAGGTAGTGAAGCATACTTAGCTCTAGCCAAGGAAGTGATTTTGAAAGAAAGAATGGGTGATCTTCCAGAAGTACCTACAACAGAAGCAGCAGCAGATGAGCTTCCTGAGGTACCAGTTATAGAAGAGAGCTTAAATCAACAACATGATCAACTACAGTAGGCGGTATTAGATGGCAAAAAAGATAGCTTTAGGTAAAGGTATTGGTTCTCTTATTTCTGGTGCAAATAACGAATCAGTTTTAGGGAATTTAAAAAATAGAATGGCCATAGAGGGACAAGAAGGTGCTGGCGGTGCCGTTCAGAATACTTCTGTTGAAACTCAGCCATCAATGATTGAGATTTCACAAATTAAAACTAATCCTAATCAACCAAGAAAAATATTTAAAGATAAAGAGCTTGAAGAATTATCAAACTCTATTAAAGAAAATGGTGTTATTCAGCCTGTGATCGTAGTTCAAACTGATAATGGATTTGAACTAGTGGCAGGTGAGAGAAGATTAAGAGCATCGAAATTAGCTGGTTTAACTAAGATTCCTGTTGTGGTTAAGAGAGCAACTGATCGTGAAAAAATGATTATGGCAATCATTGAAAACGTTCAACGTTCAGACTTAAACTGTGTTGAAGAGGCTCTTGCTTACTATCAGTTAATGGATGAATATAAATTAACACAAGAAGAAGTTGGGAAGAAGTTAGGTAAAGAGCGCTCTACTGTTGCAAACTTTTTAAGGATTTTAAAATTACCAAGAGATGTAATAGAATTATTACAAAAAGAGTTATTATCTTTTGGTCATGCTAAGGTTCTTGCATCAGAAAAAGATAGAGAAAGAGCGATAAGATTTGCTAACTTAGCAGTAAGAGAAAACCTTTCTGTTAGAGAGTTAGAAAAACAACTTAAAAAGAAATTATCAGTTAAAGCTGATAAGGAAACAAATCCATTTTTTGACGAGAAACTAGATGGGTTGAAGCAGAAGCTTGAAAATAAAACTGGATTTCATTTCAACATTAACTCTAAGAAGAACGGTGGTGGAGAAGTTTCACTAAAGTTTTCCAACGAAGCTGAGTTTAATGATATTTTTGAATATTTAATGAATAGATAATTAATGCCCCCATAGGACCAGTTTTATAAATTGGTCCTATAGAACCACAATGAGTTATAATGCAACGAAGCGAAAAAGATATATCAGCAATTATTGAAGAAGGTTGTAAATTTGAAGGCAATCTATCTTTCAATGGAGTCGCCAGAATTGCTGGTATTGTTAATGGAAGCATTTTTTCAAATGATACGGTTATAGTTTCTGAGGGTGCAATTATTAACGCAGATATTAATGCAAATATTATTTTAATCTCAGGGACTGTTAAAGGTAATGTTAAAGCATCGAGCAGGGTTGAAATAATCAAGCCAGCTAGGTTTGAAGGTACTATCACAACTCCAAGCCTCATTGTTGAGGAGGGTGTTATATTCCACGGTACTACTAAAATGCGCGATCAGGAATAGTAACGCACTTCGAATAAATAAATTATACACATTCAAAAATCTATATATACTTCTTAAATTCCTTGACGTTATACGCCTAGAAAAGTATTCATAAAGGTCAATTAATCCCTTGAAACGTAAGAATTTATTCACCTCATGAAGTGAGTAAAATTAGGAGTCTTTAAGAATGGATACTATTCTTAACATTTTTAAAAGTTTAGGTGCTGATATAACTTTTTTCTATCAACTAGCACTTGTTATTATTTTTTACTTTGCACTGAAAATGTCTTTGTTTTCTAAGCTACAGGAAGTGTTAGATCTAAGAGAAAATAAGACAACAAAGCTTGACGGAAATGCGAATAAGAAATTTGCAGAAGCTGAACAGCTTTCACTTAAGTATAAAACAGAATTGGATAAAGCTAATCAAGAAGCTTATTCAATCGTATCTCAAAAAAGAAATGAATCACTTACTCTTCAAAAAAAGAAAGTTAAAGAAGTCGAAGCAAGACTTAATTCTGAAGTTGATGAAAAGAGAAAAGAATTTATGGCCGAACTTGAAGTTCATAAAACAAATATTTTAAAAGAAGCAGACTCATTATCAAGTGAGCTTGTGAATAAATTAACTAATTAAGGAATTTATAATGTTGAAGTTTATCGCTTTAATTCTTTGTGTGTCTGATACTTACGCTGCTGGTGGAAGTCATGGTCACATCTCAGATCTTATTCTTCCTGCATGGAACTTTGTACCTTTATTTATTGTTATGCTTTTACTTCTAAAAAAGCCAATTAGTGAAGGTTTTACAAAGAATGCTATGGACGTAGAATCTCTTTATAATTTAGCAGAAGAAAAAGATAAAGAAGCTCAAATCAAGCTTGATATGTATGAAAAGAAAATGAATTCTCTTAAAGTAGAAACTGAGAGATTAATGTCTGAAGCAAAAACTGATGCAGAAAATATTTCTGTTGAAAGTGAAAAAGAGACAGCAGCAATAATTGAAAAAATGAATAAAGATTCAGTTGCTAAGGTCGCTTATGAAAAAAGTCAGGCCGTTAGAAATATCAATGCAAGTCTGGTTGATGAAGTTGTTGCAAAAGCAAAAAGTAAAATAAATGAAAATAAAGATTTCAAAGACAAGGCTACTAAAAAGCTTGTTGCTGAAATTTAAAAGTTGGTGGTTGTAGAATGAAAGAACAAATTGTAGCAAAAGCTTATGCTCAATCACTTATCGAATTAGCTGAAGAAGCAAAGGTCGATGCGGCGAAAGAGTTAACAGATCTAACTGCTCTTATTAATAAGAGTAATGATCTTGAGAATGTTCTTTTCTTGGATGTTTTCACAGTAGAAGAAAAAGAAACTGTTTTGAAAGAAGTACTTTCAAAATTAGGGATTTCTTCAATTGTAAAAAACTTTATTAGCTTTTTAGTTAATGAGAAAAGAATTGGTATTTTACCTTTAATCTTTAAAGAAGTTATCGTTATTGATGACCACAATAAAGGTTTTTTAAGAGGTACTATTGAAGGTAGTGATTCAGAGTTATCTGCTGAGTTTAAAGCTAAGATGACAAATTATCTAAAAGATAAACTGGGTTTAACTACAGAACTAACTTATGTAAAAAATAACGATATAACTGCAGGATATAGAGTTACAGTAGAAGACTTACAGTTGGATGCTTCTCTAGATAATCAGTTAGCAAAATTTAAAGATTCAGTATTAAGTGAATAAATATTAAAGAGGTATCTAATGTCGATGAACCCAGAAGAAATTACGAGCATTATTAAAAGTAGAATTGCTAATTTCGAAACTAAATTACAAGTTGATGAAGTTGGTACAGTTCTAACAGTTGGTGACGGTGTTGCCAGAGTTTTTGGACTTAAGAACGTTATGTCTGGAGAACTAGTTGAGTTTGGAACTGGTACTAAAGGTATGGTTCTTAACCTTGAAGCGAACAACGTTGGTGTTGCTATCCTTGGTGATGACAACAACATTAAAGAAGGTTCAACTGTTAAGAGAACTGAAAGAATTGTAGAAGTACCTGTTGGTGACGCTCTACTTGGTCGTGTTGTTAACGCAATTGGTGAGCCAATTGATGGTCAAGGTGAAATTGCTACAAGTAACTACAAGCAAGTTGAAATTAAGGCACCTGGTATTATTGCTAGAAAGCCAGTTCATGAGCCACTACAGACAGGAATTAAAGCGATTGATTCGATGATTCCAATTGGTAGAGGTCAACGTGAACTTATTATTGGTGACCGTAAAACTGGTAAGACAGCTGTTGCACTAGATACGATTATCAACCAAAAAGGTAAAGACGTTGTTTGTATTTACGTAGCTGTTGGACAAAAAGCTTCTACAGTAAGACAAGTACAACAGAAACTAAAAGAAGCTGGTGCTCTTGAATATACAATTATCGTATCTGCAACTGCATCAGAAACAGCTCCTCTACAATTTTTAGCTCCGTATACTGGTTGTACAATGGGTGAATATTATAGAGATAGTGGAAAGCATGCTGTTATCGTTTATGATGATTTAACTAAGCAAGCACAAGCATATAGACAAATGTCACTTCTTCTAAGACGTCCACCAGGACGTGAAGCATTCCCTGGGGATGTTTTCTATCTTCACTCAAGACTACTTGAAAGAGCGTGTAAGCTATCTGATGAATTAGGTAATGGTTCATTAACAGCTTTACCAATTATTGAAACTCAAGAAGGTGACGTTTCTGCATATATTCCTACAAACGTAATTTCGATTACTGATGGTCAGATTTTCTTAGAGTCAGATTTATTTAACTCTGGTGTACGTCCTGCTGTTAACGTTGGTATTTCGGTATCAAGAGTTGGTGGTTCTGCTCAGATTAAAGCAATGAAGAAAGTTGCAGGTACACTAAGACTAGATCTAGCTTCGTTTAGAGAGCTTGCTGCATTCGCTGCATTCGGTTCTGATTTAGATGCAGCTACTCAAGCACAGCTTTCAAAAGGTGAGAGACTTGTTGAGCTACTTAAGCAAGGGCAGTATGCACCAGTTGAAGTTGTTGATCAGGTAATCGGTCTATTTGCAGCAACTAAAGGTCTATTTGGATCAGTTCCAGTTGCAAATATTGGTGATGCTGAGAAAGCACTTATTGAGTTTATGAATAGTAAGCACTCGGATATCGTTAAAGAGATCACTGAGAAAAAAGCTGTTCAAGATGAAGCTAAGTTAACAGAAATCATTAAAGATTTCGTATCTGGGCTTAAGTACTAGTTGATAAGATTATCGCTGACCTGTTAAACAGGTCAGTTTTAAGAAGGGGCCATAATGGCAAATATTAAAGATCTTAAGAAGAAAATTAAAAGTACAAAAGGTACTTTAAAAATTACTTCTGCAATGAAGCTTGTGTCGGCTGCAAAGTTGAATAGAGCACAGATCGCAATTCAATCTTCTAGGCCTTATGCTAAGGAACTAGAAGAAACGATTAAGACTGTTTCTGCTCTTGTTCAAAATTACACACACGAGTATTTAGTAGAAAGTGAAAATACTAAGGCTGCATTACTGGTAATTTCTAGTAACAAAGGTCTATGTGCTGGTTATAATTCTCAACTTGCAAAGAAAGTTAAGAACTTTATATCTGATTCAAGTGAAGAGCTTGATGGATACTTTATAGGTAAGAAAGTTAAAGATCTCATAAAGAAAGATATTGAAGTTGTTAAGGAGTTTTCTTTCAATAGAATTGAGCCTACATATAACGAAATGGTAGATGTTGCTAACGAGCTTGCTGAAAAATTTAAGGCGGGTGAGATTGGTAAAATCTATGTAGCTTATAATGTTTTTGAATCAGCAATTTCATTTGAACCTACTGTTAAGCAGGTTCTTCCTATGTCATTAGCTGAAGAAGAAAAAGAAGAATTAAGAGATAAGTTTCCATTTGACTTTAAGTATGAGCCAACTCCAAAGGAAATACTTGATGGGCTAATTCCTCAGACTTATATCAGTGCAATTTACACATCTTTACTAGATGGGATTGCAGCTGAGCACGGTTCGAGAATGAGTGCAATGGATTCTGCTTCTTCTAACTGTAAAGAAGCAATTGATAAATTAACAATTAAAATGAACAAATTAAGACAAGCGGCAATTACAACTGAACTAATCGAAGTTGTATCAGGTGCTGAGTCATTAAATGGCTAAGGAGCAAGTAATGTCTGAGAACATTGGTTACGTTAAGCAGGTTATGGGACCAGTTGTTGATGTTGAATTCCCAAGTGGAAATCTTCCAGCAATCTACAATGCCATAACACTTACAAACAAAGTTATTTCTGAAAAAGAAAACAATCTAGTATTAGAGGTATCTCAACATCTAGGTAACAATATCGTAAGAACAATTGCGATGGATGCTACTGAAGGTCTAGCGAGAGGTCTTGAATGTCGTGACACAGGAAAAGCTATCCAAGCACCTGTTGGTAAAGAAGTTCTTGGTCGTATTATCAATGTTACTGGAGAAGCTATTGATGAAGCTGGTCCAGTTCCAGCGAAAGAGTCTTGGGGAATCCATAGAGCTGCTCCATCTTTCGAAGTACAATCAACTTCAAAAGAAGCATTCTTTACAGGAATTAAAGTTATCGATCTTCTAGCTCCTTACTTAAAGGGTGGAAAGATTGGTCTATTCGGTGGTGCGGGAGTTGGTAAAACAGTTCTTATCATGGAATTGATTAACAATATTGCAACTCAACACGGTGGTTTCTCTGTATTCGCTGGTGTTGGTGAAAGAACTCGTGAAGGTAGAGATCTTTTTGACGAAATGACTGAGTCAGGAGTTATCGAGAAAACTGCACTTGTATATGGTCAGATGAATGAGCCACCAGGGGCAAGAGCTAGAGTTGCACTAACAGGTCTTACTGTTGCTGAATACTTCAGAGATGTTGAAAAGCAAGACGTTCTTTTCTTCGTTGATAATATCTTCCGTTTTACTCAAGCTGGTTCAGAAGTTTCTGCACTACTTGGTCGTATTCCATCTGCCGTTGGTTACCAACCGACTTTAGGTACTGAGATGGGTGCTATGCAGGAAAGAATTACATCAACAAAAGATGGTTCAATTACTTCAATCCAGGCCGTTTACGTTCCTGCGGATGATTATACGGATCCAGCGCCAGCAACTACATTTGCTCACCTTGATGCGACTACTGAACTTTCAAGAGCGATTTCAGAAATTGGTATTTACCCAGCGGTTGATCCACTGACTTCTTCTTCTACGATCCTTTCAGCAGATATTCTAGGTGATGATCACTACAATACTGCAAGAGCTGTACAACAGATTCTTCAGAGATATAAGGAACTTCAAGATATCATTGCTATCCTTGGTATGGATGAACTATCTGAAGAAGATAAGCTTATTGTTGCAAGAGCTAGAAAGGTTCAGAAATTTCTTTCTCAACCATTCTTCGTTGCTCAACAATTTACTGGTCTTGCTGGTCAATTCGTTAAGATTGAAGACACAATTGCAGCGTTTAAAGCAATACTTGCAGGTGAGTGTGATGATCTTCCAGAGCAAGCTTTCTACCTAGTGGGTGGACTTGATATGGTTAAAGAAAAAGCAGCTCAAATAGCTAAAGAGAACTAATTTTATGAGGGCCTAGCCCTCATAATTTAATTTTGGGATAATTATGAATAATTATACAGTAGATATTTTAACTCCATATGCAATTATTGCTAAGGATGTTCCTGCTGAAGATCTTCTTGTTCCTACTGAGAGAGGTCAGATCAATATCTTAAAAGATCACACACATATTGTGACTCAATTAAGTACTGGTATGATGTCTATCTTTGGTGGAGCTGATGATCCAGATAGATACTTTTCTTTAACGAGTGGTATTTGCAAGGTACTTGAGAGTAAAATCACAATTCTTGCTAATGTTGCTGAAGAAGCACATGAGATCGACAAAGAAAGAGCAGAGCAAGCACTTAAGAATGCTCAGAGCAAACTTAAGACAGCAGATGGTCTTACTGATGAAGAAATTACTAAGTACAGACGTAAAGTTGAAAGAGCGCAGCTTAGAATTCAACTTTCTGAATTCACTAAAAATAGAAATCTTTAAGAAGACTATTCAAATGGATATCCAAAGGGCCGCTTATGTGGCCTTTTTTTGTTTTGGCCATTCAAAAACTTACTAGGCAAAGTTTTATTGCTTTATTTAATT from Halobacteriovorax sp. HLS harbors:
- a CDS encoding ParB/RepB/Spo0J family partition protein, whose amino-acid sequence is MAKKIALGKGIGSLISGANNESVLGNLKNRMAIEGQEGAGGAVQNTSVETQPSMIEISQIKTNPNQPRKIFKDKELEELSNSIKENGVIQPVIVVQTDNGFELVAGERRLRASKLAGLTKIPVVVKRATDREKMIMAIIENVQRSDLNCVEEALAYYQLMDEYKLTQEEVGKKLGKERSTVANFLRILKLPRDVIELLQKELLSFGHAKVLASEKDRERAIRFANLAVRENLSVRELEKQLKKKLSVKADKETNPFFDEKLDGLKQKLENKTGFHFNINSKKNGGGEVSLKFSNEAEFNDIFEYLMNR
- the atpG gene encoding ATP synthase F1 subunit gamma codes for the protein MANIKDLKKKIKSTKGTLKITSAMKLVSAAKLNRAQIAIQSSRPYAKELEETIKTVSALVQNYTHEYLVESENTKAALLVISSNKGLCAGYNSQLAKKVKNFISDSSEELDGYFIGKKVKDLIKKDIEVVKEFSFNRIEPTYNEMVDVANELAEKFKAGEIGKIYVAYNVFESAISFEPTVKQVLPMSLAEEEKEELRDKFPFDFKYEPTPKEILDGLIPQTYISAIYTSLLDGIAAEHGSRMSAMDSASSNCKEAIDKLTIKMNKLRQAAITTELIEVVSGAESLNG
- a CDS encoding polymer-forming cytoskeletal protein gives rise to the protein MQRSEKDISAIIEEGCKFEGNLSFNGVARIAGIVNGSIFSNDTVIVSEGAIINADINANIILISGTVKGNVKASSRVEIIKPARFEGTITTPSLIVEEGVIFHGTTKMRDQE
- the atpC gene encoding ATP synthase F1 subunit epsilon, which encodes MNNYTVDILTPYAIIAKDVPAEDLLVPTERGQINILKDHTHIVTQLSTGMMSIFGGADDPDRYFSLTSGICKVLESKITILANVAEEAHEIDKERAEQALKNAQSKLKTADGLTDEEITKYRRKVERAQLRIQLSEFTKNRNL
- a CDS encoding FoF1 ATP synthase subunit delta, which encodes MKEQIVAKAYAQSLIELAEEAKVDAAKELTDLTALINKSNDLENVLFLDVFTVEEKETVLKEVLSKLGISSIVKNFISFLVNEKRIGILPLIFKEVIVIDDHNKGFLRGTIEGSDSELSAEFKAKMTNYLKDKLGLTTELTYVKNNDITAGYRVTVEDLQLDASLDNQLAKFKDSVLSE
- the atpA gene encoding F0F1 ATP synthase subunit alpha, with amino-acid sequence MSMNPEEITSIIKSRIANFETKLQVDEVGTVLTVGDGVARVFGLKNVMSGELVEFGTGTKGMVLNLEANNVGVAILGDDNNIKEGSTVKRTERIVEVPVGDALLGRVVNAIGEPIDGQGEIATSNYKQVEIKAPGIIARKPVHEPLQTGIKAIDSMIPIGRGQRELIIGDRKTGKTAVALDTIINQKGKDVVCIYVAVGQKASTVRQVQQKLKEAGALEYTIIVSATASETAPLQFLAPYTGCTMGEYYRDSGKHAVIVYDDLTKQAQAYRQMSLLLRRPPGREAFPGDVFYLHSRLLERACKLSDELGNGSLTALPIIETQEGDVSAYIPTNVISITDGQIFLESDLFNSGVRPAVNVGISVSRVGGSAQIKAMKKVAGTLRLDLASFRELAAFAAFGSDLDAATQAQLSKGERLVELLKQGQYAPVEVVDQVIGLFAATKGLFGSVPVANIGDAEKALIEFMNSKHSDIVKEITEKKAVQDEAKLTEIIKDFVSGLKY
- a CDS encoding ATP synthase F0 subunit B, which encodes MLKFIALILCVSDTYAAGGSHGHISDLILPAWNFVPLFIVMLLLLKKPISEGFTKNAMDVESLYNLAEEKDKEAQIKLDMYEKKMNSLKVETERLMSEAKTDAENISVESEKETAAIIEKMNKDSVAKVAYEKSQAVRNINASLVDEVVAKAKSKINENKDFKDKATKKLVAEI
- a CDS encoding ParA family protein, whose protein sequence is MAKIIAMMNQKGGVGKTTSTINLAACLAVAEKKTLVIDLDPQGNGSISLGLDASHHAEKNIYHAMIGQAPISECIYQTELPFLHICPSDNNLSGAEIELVSLFAREAKLKAAFETIRADYDYILIDCPPSLGLLTVNALNAADTFIVPMQTEYLAMEGLAQLLNTVRLIRTNLNPNLKMDGILLTMFDKRSSLHKQVTSEIRKHFGEKVFKSAIPRNVKLAECPSFGKPIILYDIESKGSEAYLALAKEVILKERMGDLPEVPTTEAAADELPEVPVIEESLNQQHDQLQ
- the mnmG gene encoding tRNA uridine-5-carboxymethylaminomethyl(34) synthesis enzyme MnmG, with product MSHSYDIVIIGGGHAGCEAAWISSQFGLNVAIVSMPGVGLASAPCNPAIGGVGKGQVVREIDALGGLMGILSDSSGIQYRILNESKGYAVQSTRVQVDKDIYTKNAEQMIMSVENITVIREKVEAVSKNDLFQITTSGGTYNARKVIVTTGTFLNGKLHTGDVTTPGGRVECLSSKGMGDIFKDVATLGKRFKTGTPARLDKDSLDYSKFIEQKSDPKTKNFHSLNSPYSRALEQKSCYIAHTNDKTLGIIRANKERSPIYNGQITGIGPRYCPSIEDKAFRYPDRNSHHVFVEPEGLTAQTIYPNGVSTSLPREVQESFLQTIEGFESCRILVYGYAVEYDVVDTARLNDCLEYEDIPGLYFAGQVNGTSGYEEAAGQGIIAGINACLSLLGREKLVLDRSESYIGVMIEDLISNKRDEPYRLFTARSENRLYVREDNAVNRMAKYRAQLGLNLEIDYFQESFLEEFELLWNLIKKSKIYATKSNKDYFEKHSYGELSKNIFMDELIKRSQVDPVDTLVRELKKRGTWFSDEVVYTVAISLKYEGYINRSTIENARIYRLGRKKINWQTIVEGNISNECRQRIIDIKPKTFSQLQRIDGIRPATLVYVAGNIIS
- the atpD gene encoding F0F1 ATP synthase subunit beta, with translation MSENIGYVKQVMGPVVDVEFPSGNLPAIYNAITLTNKVISEKENNLVLEVSQHLGNNIVRTIAMDATEGLARGLECRDTGKAIQAPVGKEVLGRIINVTGEAIDEAGPVPAKESWGIHRAAPSFEVQSTSKEAFFTGIKVIDLLAPYLKGGKIGLFGGAGVGKTVLIMELINNIATQHGGFSVFAGVGERTREGRDLFDEMTESGVIEKTALVYGQMNEPPGARARVALTGLTVAEYFRDVEKQDVLFFVDNIFRFTQAGSEVSALLGRIPSAVGYQPTLGTEMGAMQERITSTKDGSITSIQAVYVPADDYTDPAPATTFAHLDATTELSRAISEIGIYPAVDPLTSSSTILSADILGDDHYNTARAVQQILQRYKELQDIIAILGMDELSEEDKLIVARARKVQKFLSQPFFVAQQFTGLAGQFVKIEDTIAAFKAILAGECDDLPEQAFYLVGGLDMVKEKAAQIAKEN
- a CDS encoding 16S rRNA (guanine(527)-N(7))-methyltransferase RsmG; translation: MKEFAKRYLDLLTGEYAGINLTRITTFEDFYQKQIVDSVLPLEVSKVFKKELESVNVMVDVGFGGGFPLLPMAAKYPNKTFIGFEARAKKAKVVQEIALKLGLQNVKCYHHRIENVVIDLPAVITFKAVGTLEDFVPKLNYKNDINVFFYKGPSFYELEEVERLEHRWKIVEECFYDLEGTDGRMLIGLKNRKVPRGTKSKKEAKNLVNLSELI